Proteins encoded within one genomic window of Komagataella phaffii GS115 chromosome 3, complete sequence:
- a CDS encoding uncharacterized protein (Part of actin cytoskeleton-regulatory complex Pan1p-Sla1p-End3p) yields MYNPYGNGGYGNGIPQFQQNVYQGQQQPQQQPQQQAQQQAQFQQPQPTGFQPSSSFGVGLVAQQTGIQPQGLQNNPAMFQQQQFQPGLQSQQTGFNAQVIQSQPTGYSQPTSSAAPTQKGHELKIPAIRLSFITQQDQEKFEQLFKSSVPPGENAIDGSTARDILLRSNIPSSQLAEIWTLSDTTRSGKLLFPEFALALHLCNVVLRGENLPFELPTTLKNEVSSFVDVISFGVGEEDDTQNNNTPFSNDLLSSAQTSQQNQQNQPLSFQQTGFQSSNQVPQLPQTSFGNIGIQSQPTGLQPVPAQKTGSLVPVVTGGLSAQQTGFRPLQSQSTGYQPPLQNQTTGYQLPLQNQTTGYQPPLQNQTTGYQPPLQNQTTGYQQPLQNQTTGYQAPLQSQTTGYKPLQAQTTGFQPPLQNQTTGYQQPLQSQNTGFQQPLQSQTTGYQPLQSQTTGYQQPLQSQLTGFQQSLQSQPTGLQPMPTGKPGQWGFVATPTGGLPGLDMMQSHFMPNSSTQLSQLQQPMNAQSNTNVPWAITKNEKQIYDKIFKEWDQDHKGYIDGPSAISIFGKSGLARQDLEKIWNLADQNNRGKLNKDEFAVAMHLVYRRLNGLDIPNVLPPELIPPSSKILKESLNDMKSKFRQSNFGSSSNNLSKSGRDGTRFKNNDDDFGYKLSIPELKKLVHEKQIILDAYDSQDTDVQKQSDQLTQKTGHDIEILKAKIKNIQSELNEKQPFDSNAPGLSKRDLRQRIDSLSDKVSHIMDQIFNVEEQIQNAKIEQARLRIEEENPSGVELKGTGPNGIITESDKRHAKSRAILKSRMASLTGKTAPDINAFEANEEKLAEEVVRIKAQTTEGRSLIEDVQNSIKDLKDSALNSLEESVSSEVGFEKWEKGQGVSSKEVKELIKLLNDSKPKVAPVSVKQDVVAEQAPSKVASVPVSQESTGSSSVASEPHGTPDSYSSYKNPADRAKYIKEQAEKRMNERLQKLGISRKAKSSSSPPVNQSSPHDKAAQSPIRSPVGNAQTSEVIKKPTATSSDNNAERLPEKETPAKETVSAKNPEYKEESSDDDNDEELRKLMEEKARLEEQHKQKKLKKKQEREAKLAELRKQMEEMRKAEESDDSWDEKTPSQVPTQPPPRETPAQVPVVNIDSVKSVPEKPKEIVREPVPVVRSATSSEHNPFSKPSTDTATPIQVASSNPFFKPQQSEPVVDPVKIEAQRLAQRGAVANDDDDDWGDSDGNDSSEGEAPTRNSGPAHLASLLFRNGSLPKVPTTESSSEKREVPASSQSSTLNLQPESQAQPTKIETSKAGSSDSDSDSQFGTPTSGAADDTFSPPPIPEAPPVPQAPPIPQGIAPPPVPQTSAGSFSPQIEASPAQPGIVTNHSGSSVPPVPQTSVPAAPPSAPPLPQTSAPPAPPAPPIPQTSAPPAPPAPPAPPIPQMSAPPAPPTPQIAAPSAPTPPATLGGGLSALLGEIQGGKALRKVDPSSQHISEGTTVGRVL; encoded by the exons AAGGACAGCAGCAGCCCCAGCAGCAGCCTCAACAACAGGCTCAGCAACAGGCCCAGTTCCAACAACCGCAGCCCACTGGTTTTCAACCCTCTTCCTCCTTTGGTGTAGGCTTGGTGGCTCAACAAACTGGAATTCAGCCTCAGGGTTTGCAAAACAATCCAGCTATGtttcaacagcagcaaTTTCAGCCGGGTCTGCAGTCTCAACAAACCGGATTTAACGCTCAAGTTATTCAAAGTCAGCCAACAGGTTATTCTCAACCAACCTCATCGGCTGCTCCAACTCAAAAAGGGCATGAACTGAAGATTCCTGCTATTAGACTGTCTTTCATTACTCAACAGGACCAAGAGaaatttgaacaattgtTCAAGTCTTCTGTTCCTCCTGGTGAAAATGCCATTGATGGCTCAACAGCAAGGGACATCCTCCTCCGATCCAACATTCCTTCCTCGCAATTGGCCGAGATTTGGACATTATCTGATACTACTCGTTCAGGTAAACTGCTCTTTCCAGAATTTGCTCTGGCGCTGCATCTTTGTAATGTTGTCTTGCGAGGTGAGAACTTACCGTTTGAGTTGCCAACGacactgaaaaatgaagtTTCAAGTTTTGTGGATGTTATCAGTTTTGGTGTAggtgaagaagatgacacTCAGAATAACAATACACCTTTTAGTAACGATCTACTGTCTTCAGCGCAAACGAGCCAACAGAATCAACAAAACCAACCATTGTCTTTTCAGCAAACTGGATTTCAATCATCTAATCAAGTGCCACAACTTCCACAAAcaagttttggaaataTAGGAATACAATCCCAGCCTACTGGACTACAGCCCGTGCCTGCGCAGAAAACGGGTAGTTTAGTACCTGTAGTAACTGGGGGGCTATCAGCACAACAAACTGGATTTCGACCACTTCAATCTCAATCAACTGGCTATCAGCCACCATTACAGAACCAGACAACTGGTTACCAACTACCATTACAGAACCAAACGACTGGCTATCAGCCACCATTGCAGAACCAAACGACTGGCTATCAGCCACCATTGCAGAACCAGACAACTGGATATCAGCAACCACTGCAGAACCAAACAACTGGATATCAGGCACCGCTTCAATCTCAAACAACCGGCTATAAGCCACTACAGGCCCAAACAACTGGGTTTCAGCCTCCATTGCAGAACCAAACCACAGGTTATCAACAGCCTCTACAAAGTCAGAACACAGGCTTCCAACAGCCTCTACAGTCCCAGACAACAGGCTATCAGCCATTGCAATCTCAAACCACCGGATATCAGCAGCCCCTACAGTCTCAGCTTACCGGCTTTCAACAGTCTCTGCAATCCCAACCAACAGGTTTGCAACCGATGCCGACCGGAAAACCAGGTCAATGGGGATTTGTTGCCACACCAACTGGTGGGCTCCCAGGCCTAGATATGATGCAGTCGCATTTCATGCCTAACTCTTCCACTCAGCTTTCGCAACTCCAACAACCAATGAATGCTCAAAGTAACACAAATGTTCCATGGGCAATCACAAAGAATGAGAAGCAAATATATGATaagattttcaaagaatggGATCAAGATCATAAAGGCTACATTGATGGTCCTAGTGCAATTTCGATTTTTGGCAAGTCAGGCCTTGCGAGAcaagatttggagaagatttggaatttAGCAGACCAAAATAACAGGGGAAAGTTGAATAAGGACGAATTTGCAGTTGCAATGCACTTAGTTTATAGAAGATTGAACGGATTAGACATTCCTAATGTTCTTCCGCCTGAGCTAATCCCTCCCTCATCCAAGATCTTGAAGGAGAGTCTAAATGATATGAAAAGTAAATTTAGACAATCAAACTTTGGAAGCTCTTCTAATAATTTATCAAAATCTGGAAGAGATGGAACCCGATTCAAGAACAATGATGACGATTTTGGGTAT aaactcTCAATCCCGGAATTAAAGAAGCTGGTTCATGAGAAACAAATCATCCTGGATGCTTACGACTCGCAAGATACTGATGTACAGAAGCAATCTGATCAACTTACCCAAAAGACAGGCCATGATATAGAGATTCTTAAAGCTAAGATCAAGAACATACAATCTGAACTGAATGAAAAGCAGCCATTTGACTCGAATGCTCCTGGTTTATCGAAGCGTGATTTGAGGCAAAGAATCGATTCACTTTCTGATAAAGTTTCGCACATAATGGACCAGATATTTAATGTGGAAGAACAAATTCAGAACGCTAAAATTGAACAAGCTAGGCTACGCATTGAGGAGGAAAACCCATCTGGAGTCGAACTTAAAGGTACAGGACCAAATGGTATAATTACGGAGTCAGATAAGCGCCATGCAAAGTCCCGCGCCATATTGAAATCTCGTATGGCTTCACTTACGGGTAAGACAGCTCCAGATATCAATGCGTTTGAAGCAAATGAGGAGAAGTTGGCTGAGGAAGTTGTACGCATTAAGGCTCAAACCACAGAAGGCAGGTCTTTGATTGAAGATGTGCAAAACTCGATCAAGGATCTGAAAGATTCTGCATTGAACTCCCTGGAGGAATCTGTCAGCTCAGAAGTTGGCTTTGAGAAATGGGAAAAAGGACAAGGTGTATCTTCGAAGGAAGTCAAAGAACTGATCAAGCTACTCAATGACTCGAAACCTAAGGTGGCACCAGTTTCTGTTAAGCAGGATGTTGTTGCTGAGCAAGCACCATCCAAGGTGGCCTCAGTGCCAGTCTCCCAAGAATCTACTGGATCCAGCAGTGTTGCCTCTGAACCACATGGGACTCCGGATTCTTATTCTTCCTACAAGAACCCTGCAGATAGAGCAAAGTATATTAAAGAGCAAGCTGAGAAAAGAATGAATGAAAGGCTGCAAAAGCTCggaatttcaagaaaagcAAAGAGTTCTTCATCTCCACCAGTGAACCAATCTTCCCCACACGACAAAGCTGCCCAGTCACCTATCCGTTCCCCAGTAGGTAATGCTCAAACTTCAGAAGTTATCAAGAAACCAACTGCGACCAGTTCAGACAACAACGCGGAGCGTCTTCCCGAAAAAGAGACCCCGGCAAAGGAAACTGTATCGGCAAAGAATCCTGAATACAAAGAGGAATCTAGCGATGACGACAATGACGAAGAATTGAGGAAACTAATGGAGGAGAAGGCAAGACTGGAAGAACAGCATaagcagaagaagttgaaaaagaaacaggaGAGAGAAGCAAAACTGGCTGAACTTAGGAAACAAATGGAAGAAATGAGGAAGGCTGAAGAATCAGATGATAGTTGGGATGAAAAGACCCCCTCTCAAGTTCCAACCCAACCTCCTCCTCGTGAAACTCCGGCGCAAGTCCCTGTAGTGAATATTGACTCAGTTAAATCAGTACCCGAGAAGCCCAAAGAAATAGTTAGGGAACCAGTCCCTGTCGTACGTTCTGCTACTTCAAGCGAGCATAATCCATTTTCCAAACCATCAACAGACACTGCAACTCCAATTCAAGTGGCctcttcaaatccatttTTCAAGCCCCAACAATCAGAACCAGTTGTGGATCCAGTTAAGATTGAGGCCCAACGATTGGCTCAACGAGGTGCAGTTGCTAATGACGACGATGACGATTGGGGTGATTCAGATGGCAACGATTCTAGTGAGGGTGAAGCACCTACTAGAAATTCAGGACCAGCACATTTAGCAAGTTTATTGTTCCGAAATGGTAGCCTTCCTAAAGTTCCTACCACAGAAAGCTCTTCTGAAAAGAGAGAGGTTCCTGCTTCATCACAATCCTCGACACTAAATTTGCAACCAGAATCACAAGCACAGCCTACTAAAATTGAGACATCAAAAGCTGGAAGCTCTGATTCCGATTCTGACTCTCAGTTTGGAACGCCAACTTCTGGAGCAGCAGATGACACTTTCTCACCTCCTCCTATCCCGGAAGCACCACCAGTTCCCCAAGCGCCACCAATTCCTCAAGGCATCGCACCTCCTCCTGTCCCTCAAACTTCGGCAGGTTCATTTAGTCCCCAGATTGAAGCTTCACCAGCTCAACCTGGAATAGTGACTAACCATTCTGGAAGTAGTGTGCCTCCTGTTCCGCAAACAAGCGTTCCAGCAGCACCCCCTTCGGCACCTCCTCTGCCACAGACGAGTGCACCTCCAGCACCTCCTGCTCCGCCCATACCACAGACGAGTGCGCCTCCAGCGCCTCCAGCACCTCCTGCTCCGCCCATACCACAGATGAGTGCACCTCCAGCACCTCCAACACCACAAATTGCTGCTCCATCTGCTCCCACTCCACCGGCCACTCTTGGAGGTGGACTGTCTGCTCTTTTGGGGGAAATCCAAGGAGGAAAAGCCCTCAGGAAAGTTGACCCCAGTAGTCAGCACATCAGCGAAGGCACAACTGTTGGTAGGGTATTATAG